The Paroedura picta isolate Pp20150507F chromosome 17, Ppicta_v3.0, whole genome shotgun sequence genome contains the following window.
GCGTGACGAGCCGCTGGCACACCAAGAAGCTCCCCAGGAAGACCCACAAAGGACTGCGCAAGGTGGCTTGCATCGGTGCCTGGCATCCCGCCCGGGTGGGCTACTCCATCGCTCGGGCCGGCCAGAAGGGCTACCACCACCGCACCGAACTCAACAAGAAGGTGTGGAGTCCTCACCCCACCCTGCACCCCACTGTCCCAGTCCAGATGGAGGCACACACCTACACAGGCGCCCTCTAGATCTGAAACCTTGTTCTGCCGCTGATTGTAACGGGGCGGTGGTGTCGCATCTTTGTCTCCTAGATTTACCGCATTGGTCATGGGATCCACGTAGAAGACGGCAAAGTGGTGAAGAATAACGCATCCACCAATTATGACACAACAGAGAAAACCATCACCCCCTTGGTAAGAAATGGGGAACGGGCTGATGTATGTGCCATCCAGTTCCAACGAACGTACTGAACGCTAGCCAGGGGCTTTCCTGGGCAGGTGAGGAGCAGAGGGGATTTGCCACGGCCTTTCCCTGCTGAAGCCAGCTGCGAGCTAGCTCCATGAGGTGGGGTCTGGAGGCTGCCAGCTGAGGCGTAAAGTGAACAGAGGGGAGTTTCGCACCAGGCCCTCGTCCTGGAACATGTTTGAAAGCCTCCAGACTGGCTGTGCTGGGCCTGCCCCCAGAGCATCTGTTTCTCTCGCTCAAGTCCCTGGCTTCAGGGACTCCTCTCAAAACCCTGTGGTGGGGTTACACCCCTCTGATtcttaatgggggggggaccagccCTGCCAAGTTCTTGCACCAAATACTCACAGGAGCGTTCCAGACCGGGCGAGTGTTTTGGCGATTGCTCTCTAAGAGTGCACAAGGGGTCAGGCGTGGGGTCAGTGTAGAGCTGACGATCCAAGTGGGTGAGCCCTTCGTACAGACAGCGTGACAGTGGCACGTGAAATTCCGAAGCAGCGACCCAATCGCCACCTTCACAGCCACTAGAGGGTGCCCGTTGCAGCTCTTTCAGGCAAAGCATTCAAGCCTGGACGGCTTCAAGAGGGAGTTGGAGAAGCCTCTGGAGCAGAGCCCATGAGTGGCTGTGAGCCACAGTGTCTTGGGGGACCCCtgtgtctggggcagagatgctctgtctcTCACTGcatggagggcaacagtgggcaGGTCTCCCCACGTCCTTGGTCCTTCCATACTCCATTTAACTGTCTTTATTTCTCGCTTTAAATGTATGGTCCTGAAAGGCGACAACAGACATTAAACGTTTGCCTGCCTTCCCCGCAGGGCGGATTCCCGCATTACGGAGAAGTCAGGAACGATTTCTTGATGCTGAAGGGCTGCGTGGTGGGCACCAAGAAGCGGGTGCTGACCCTCCGCAAGGTGAGAGGAGAGGGGGCCCCTCTGCCCTTCCCTGCTGGGGGttcgattggggggggggcagcagaaagGCCCGGTGTTTGGCACATTGGCAGGCTGGCCGCAGTGAGATAACAGATGTTGGCATCCATTTGGGTATTACTGAATTTGGATTTCGGATTATGATTTTAAATTCTTAATCCACATTGAGCCTTGTAAAtcagggggaggggtgtgtgtgtcaagATATAACTATTTTCCCTGGATAAACAGACATTTGTTGTtggtctgacaaagggaactttgactatCAAAAAGCTTATGCCCTGGGGTGGGACTTGAATCGAGCTGTTCCAATGTAGaccaacacacacacccccccccccggaaacgaCTGGTTTTCTGGCTATGGACAGCCTCGGGCTCAGCCGTCTCACGTCCCGTGTGCTGTGTTTGAGATGATGGTTAAGTGCTCCGCCTGGGTCTTGGACTTGGAACACTCAGGCCGTTCAGCTCTACAAACAGGCCCGTTTCAATGTCTTCATCCGACtgacctcttccctccctccagtcCCTCCTGGTCCACACGAGCCGGAAAGCCCTCGAACCCATTGAGCTGAAATTCATTGACACGACCTCCAAGTTTGGCCACGGCCACTTTCAGACAGCCCAAGAGAAGAGGGCTTTCATGGTGAGTGGTAatgctccccctcctgccccccgtCAGCCACGCGGAGAAGGGTTTTTCTTCTGCCACGACCCCCATCTCTGAGGCCACACCATCTGAATGGAGTGAACGGTCATTATGGCAATTGGGTTTCCGCTCAGTCTTCCCCTGTACCCCGAGGCCAGCATGTCTTCCCGGATCCATGGCCCATTAGCTCCTTGACCTTCACCCAAAACGTACTTCAGTCTGGTATGCAAATggcctgttttctttcttccttctgttCCAGGGCCCCCAGAAGAAGCACCTGCTGAAAGGGAAGCCAGAAACTCAGGAGGAACTGTAATAGTTCTCTCCCAGGAAGAACCTTTTGGGTCAAGCAGtatccacccccacccaccccaagttcCTGCTTTGGACAGTTGTGTGTGTTGAAATGTCAAGACAAAAATTTGGACTCTGTATGGTCAAAAGGGGATAAGCCACTGAGGCTAAGCCATCCCGTGGTTTGCATCTGTAGCCTGCTCAGGGACATTTGGGGGCTTGTATGGTCAGCTGGAGGCCTCCCACCACACACCTTCAGAGGAGGCGGCTCAGTAAACATCAAGGGGGTGTAAATAAACTGGCACCTAAACAGGCTTCTGTGTGGCTTAACATTGTAGTGGCTCAGGAGAGGACCGGCTGCGCCTCGATCCCCCAGTCGACCGCCTGGACGAAGCGACACTCTTAAAAACGGACCCggttaaaaagtaaataaaagccAGCACAGCTGAAGGTAAAGGATGCAAACctttattcccctcccctccctctcctcctctcgcTGCCTCTGGCCAACTGTCTCCCCAAGGTTTGCGAAGAAGCCCTTTGATTAGCCACGGCCGTCAACTCGCCCACAGCAATTGCTTCTgtcatttgctttaaaaattattGCGTGGAAGATTAAAATAGTCGCCTGCCATGCTGTAGCGCAGGCTGTGTCTCCCTTTGCATTGAGGTTGCTGCTGGCATCTCCAGCCGTTGCGGGACACCCGCCCTCGCGTGGGCGGACCGGAAGGGGGCGTGGGGTTAAAGACGGGCAGAGGAGAGAAGCAGGACGGCACCATCTCACGGGCCTCTGGGCAGGAAAGGTGCACAGAAGCAGGCTCCTCTCCTCGTGCGGCATCCAGTCTCAGGGGAAAGCCGGACCGGGGTACGCACCCTGCTCAGCCCCCGACCATGCTTGAAGGGCACGGCTGCCAGGTGGGAAACTACTCCTGTAGCAGCTTTGGCCACTTTCTTCCTCGGGGCTGGACTCGTGAAGGGGAAGTCTGGTTGGTGGGTTCCAGTCTCCAAGTTGGCTTTCCCACCAGATTAGGGACTCTTGCCCAGAGACCAGCTtaagtctctctctgtctgtgtgtgcatccccccccccacacactccttTCCTCTAAGGAATCCAGGGAGGCCTATGTGGCTCTCCTCTAGCTCATCCTCAACACAACTGCCCTGTGAGGGTGGCTGGGCTTAGAAAGAACGGCCGGTCCAGGGCCAGCCATCAGCTGTCTGCTCAAGGAAGGATTTGAACCCGTCTCTCCCCAGACTGTAGTTCAGCACGTGAGCCACTATACCGTACTGGTTCCCGTCAGgcggaaggaggggaggagggtcgCTCTCGCCCAGCCTTATTGATGGGTCTCGCGTTCAAATTCTGTGGGACATGGCTGCCGATTAGCAAAGTCCGGGTTGGAAGCGTGACTGGGACAGAACTCCACAGAACTCACAGGGTTGGTTGACGGATGTCTTGTTCAGCCAAAGGCCAGCATCCCGACCGACTCCCGTCCCAGGTGGTCTCGCTGGCCAGGCGGCAGGATTCCCTTGGCCAGCCCCATTGAGGCTCTCGGGCGGGCTGCGTCCCTCCTCAGCATTCCCTCTCGCTCTCTCCCAGGCAGTCCTCGGGGGCTTCCTCCGCAGGCATCGGGGCTTCCGACGCAGAATGCATCAGAGGCAAGATGAGGTCGTCCATATTTGGCATCACAAAAATTTTCTAGCGGGGAGAGAGACTCGAGTTGAGAAGCCACCAGGCCTCAGTAGCAACAGTTAATGCTTATTCTCTGGTGTTTTTGTGATGGAAACCCATCATCCCCCAGGGGAGAGAGGTGGTGGATCTAGGAGGGTTTCAAACCCCTAAATACCTGGAATTCGTGCTGCAGTTTCTTCTCGATCCACTCGGTCACGTGGATGAAGGTGACCTCCCGCTCCCCGAGCTTCGGGCGCACTTTCAGATCCAGCTGGGGGGGAGTCTTAAAGCTGTACCTGCAGAGGGGAGGAGGCAAGAGGGACCCGTGCTGACCTCTTGGGGCATTCCTGCAGTAGGCCCAGGCCCTTCCCTGCAGGAGAGGGAGCACCGTGGGTCAAAGGTGTGGGCTGGTCCTGTTTCTGCTTCAGAGAAGTGACCGGGGAGGAGAGAGCCTTCCCCTCTTACCAGACTCGGTCGGTTGGGGGCGGAGGGATGTTGACCGTCAAGGTGCCCGTCAGCTCCTGGACCTCCACCGTGAGCAGCAGCGGCGTGTTGGAGACCTCCTCGATCTTCTTCTTGATGAATTCGTTCTCGGTAGCCTTCTGGAAGTACTTGGACTTGGCGATCTTGTCCACCAGGCGCAGGATTTTCCGGCTCGTGCTGTTTCCGACGACGTGGCTAAGAGAGAGGAGAATGGGGGGAGTCAGGCCGGATTGGCGTAAGCACTGAGAAGCAGGCGCTGGCACACCTACCGTGAGCTGCGTGGCAAgatccctggccagcctccctCCGCTTTTCCCTGCCTTGGGCTGGTTCCCTGcctcctctgctctccctcctgaAATCGGACGGCACTATCGCTTTGACTTTCAGCTCCGCCGTGACCCCTGGGTCAGCCAGCATGCGtgagaggaggggtggccagctgtggctctccagatgtccatggaccacagttcccatgagcccctgccagctcacccagcaggcttctgcgGAAGAGGTAGGGATTTGGACCGGGGTCGTCCAGATCCGAGTCCGGCGCCCTTAACCCCACTACGGATCTCCCTCCCCCGGGGTCATTGGCAGAGAAGGAATTGCGGCTGGGGGGGTTACGAATTTACTCCAGTCCGTTGAAAAAGTCGAGGAGACTCTATGGTGTACCCTTCAGCCCCAGGAGGGATGTTCCTGTCTCCGGGGACGCCTGAAGGCTCCACGGCGGGAAGCTCTTCCTCCTCGGAGGATCCGGCGCTGGAAGACTCTGCGTCGCTGTCAGCCAGGAGCACTAAACGGGGCTGGATGCTGCAAGGAAGCGGAGGAGCGAGTCAGCCGTTTGCGAAGACTGGAGCCTGCGGAGGCGGGCTGTTACCTGCACCCAGGTACTATGGGGAATCTTTTAGCAGACCTTCTGGCGGGAGGCCCAGAAGAATGGGCCCTGCTCCCTGCCCTGGCCAGGCCCCCCACGGAAAGCCTCGTCGCTCGGCTGTCACTGCCTGCGGAGGGGCCGGGAGCAGGCAGATGTCGCGGCTGTTATTTTTATCGGGCCATCCAAGTTATTCCTGGTCCCGCTTGGCATTCTTCAAACCCTGAAATTGAACTCCTTTTGAAActagagaaagagagaatatGCACTGTGCACGTGGTTCGCTCTcccctgattgattgatttagataATCCATCCGCCAGCTCTTTCTGCTCAGGAGGGCTGATCTGTGATCACAAGCCCAGCCCTTCCCTCGTGGTggtccctgccccctgccccccagtccTTCAGGCAGGCAGAAGCCTGAGAGTTGCGATAGTCAAGCCCAGACCCATCTCAGAAACTGGCAAGGGTTTCGGACGGaggtgagctttcgagagccaaAAGCGCGtctttgactcccaaaagctcacgccctgaacatCTCAAATCAAACTCTTCTACCCCCGACCAAGACCGCGAAGGGGAGAAGCTGCCTCTGGCAGAACCTGATCCTCTTTGCGGTCGTATTTTGGCCTCTTTCCTGGAACGATAAAACTCCAGCTGTCGCATCCCCTGTTCCGACCAACAAGAAGGATCTCAGACAGATGGCTCAGCCCGAtctgggggcggggcgggggtcaGTCCCACTCATCCCTTGATCTGCCTTATCGGGCTGAAATTCAACCGGGGGACGACGGCTCTCCAGGCCCCCATTAGCCGACTGCTCTAATCTGGGCTGTGTTGGCGCATCGTCATTTCCCCCCCAGGCGCTTGTAACCGGAAGGTGTTGCGTGTTTCAAACATGGAACTGAGGCTGCTCAGACTGGCACTGGGCCGTCTCCCACACAGCAGGGGCCGAAATAGATGCACGCAGCCTTCCCTGACATTTGGGCAAGGCCGTGAAGCGAGCGGTGCAGTTTTAGGAGGCATCGCAGACATTTCAGAGGGTCGTTTTGACTTGCCCCATCTTCCCAATTCAGTGCAAAGGGAACAGCGCATCACAGAGGTGGGTGTGAGTTGCTCACTTTACAGAAAAAAGGATCCACGGGAAAACCTTTCTGGCAGATTGAGGCCCACCTTTGAAACGCTTCTGGTGGGGACGAGGAGCAGAGATTGGCTGATCCAGCGGGCTGACCAAGTAGGGCTGAACCAGGCAGTAGAGATCAGTCCATCTGGAGTAAGCAGCTGCCCTGCAAGTGtgggactctatggtattattccctcccctccccaagccctgcttcCCTCAGGCTCCAAAACCCAAATTGTCCAAGTCTTTCCCACCCCAGTGTTGGCAAGTATGAAAGGCCCACGGGAAAGGGGCAGCACGGCCTTACCCTTCCCCGCCGGGGTCCACCTTCCCGTTCTCCTCCGCCAGGGCTTCTTTCCCAAGTTTGCACAGGTTCATCttggtctccagggtcatctgcagGGGCCCGCTGTAGGTCACCTCCAAGTCGACCCAAAGCCCTGCGGAGCAAAGCGGGACAAGCGTGAAAGTGGATCGGACCTTTGCCCGCACCCTCCACTGAATCCGCCGCTCGGGCGGATAGCGTCTCAGCCGGGGGGTGGCAGAGGGACTGGGGGAGAGCGCGAGGGGAGGGACAGCCGTCTGTAGCCGCTTGGCACGAGTAAAGCCTCAGCTTCGTGACGTTCTCAGGTTTGGGGGATGGAGAAAGGAAGGACCGTCGCTACTGATCAGAGCAGTCCGTGGCGGGCGAAGCAGGCCCCAGGCAGCGTCTGCGTTCAGCACGCCTCCCAGCCCCCGGACGCGTGGCCCCTCGGGACTCACCTCGGGGATCGACGGTTGGGCTGGAGATGCCGGCCACGTGAGGGATGGAGGTGCCCATGTCCAGCTCGGTGAGCGTGAGTTCATTCATGAAATAGGGCAGCTGGGCCGGAgcgaaaggggggaggagaaagacagaAGCCGTCCCTTTTACTAGAAACAGagatccctcctctccccaaatccacccccaaatctccaggcatttcccagcctgggGCTGGCAAGCCTAGCTGGGTTAACCACGTCCGTCCCGACCCCAGGAGCCGGAGGAAGCTCCAGCGGGAGAGTCGGGGGCAGCGCCTCTCCCTCACCTTGATCCGTCCCAGTTTCTTCTGGACCTTGTCTGAGACCTGGTCCGCCCAATATTTCTCCCTCAGGAAGTCCCAGAACATCCGCCCCAGCACCGCGTTGACCCAGGCCGTCTGCGGCTCGCTGCCGATGCTGTCGTCTCCGAGGCTCTGGGCCGGACAAAGGGGAGAGAAGCCGGAGCGTGAGGACGGGGGACGCTCACCCGCGGACAGAGGGGTGAGTCGCCAACTGGACTCAATGTGTCCTCACACATCCTTCAGGGCTTTCGGGAGAGGAACCGGGTCACGTGGCTGTAGAGGAGCGAGATTCCAGAGCCATGagattctcggggggggggggggagtccaaagggaggtggaggggttCTGAAGACAAAGCGgaagtcctccccaggctcaagTGGTCCTACCCCTGCCGGCAGCCGGTTCAGGCCCATTTTCATCCAGAGACATTTTCTCGGCCCCCTGGCTTGTTCCTCACCTTTTTGGGAGTCAGGCTCCCAGCCGCCCCGGGGCAGGGGCTCTCGGGAGAGCTGGGGTTGTTTGCTGCCGGAACCGTCCGGGACATGTACATGTTGTagtccagcagcagcttctcCCGCACGTTCCCGGCCAGATCCTTGGGCTTGGCCAAAGAAGGGAGGTCTTCCGtacttccccggctgctgctgctgctgctccgtgTCCCTCTCCCGGACGGGCTGAGCTGGTTTGCGCCTGCCGCGGAGAGAAAGGGGAGACCGTGAGCGAGACCGGCTGGAGCTTGTAGGGCTCTGCGTCTTCTGCAGCTATGGTGAGCATGGCTGTCTTCGAGATTGAAACCTCCATTGACAAACATGTTTTTAGAACTTGGGCAAGCTAGGTGGGGGTTTTGCCcttcagggcttctgattggttggACAGGCATCCTGTTAAATACAGCATAAGATTAACCATGTTGtgccaggccagtggcccctccagcccaacactccccctgtggcccccccagccccaaggagacCCAGTGGGCCCAGgcccctctcctcctttacctgCCCTGGTCTCGCTTTGACCGGCATTGGGTGGCTCGTGACCTTTGGCCTGGGAGGCCCTGGTGAGATGCTGGAACCACTCCTCCTTCTCCCGGCCCGTTCTGCCAAAGAGGTACAGAGTCCTTTCCCGGGGGTCCTCCGGGAGCTTCGGAGGGGTGTCCTGGCCGGGGGGCTGCCTCTTCTTAGCACTCTGCTCTTTTGGGGGGTCTGCGTCGTGCTCAGCGGACCCCTTGCTGGCCGGATCATCGGACTCGGGCAGGAGGACGCAGACGGGGTATTTCTTGTTCCACATCCTCTTCCGAGCCAGcccaggaggaaagaggaagacctggaACACCAAGAGGAGAAGTCAGACCCTGCCCATTGAGGTGGGCTGCGTGGATGGCTCACCGCGCTGGATGAAGGGACTGCAAAACGGAGGGCAGAGCCCTTGAGGAGAAGGCAGGACGCGCGCTGCTTAAGCCCTTTGTCCCCCTGGGCCTTACCTTCGCGCCACGCAGGTCGTACTGGTGGTGACTCACAAAAGCCACGTCCGCAATCTCTTCGTCAAAGGTGGCCCTCCGGGGGATGTTGCTTTTGGGGTAGGAGAGCTTCACGGAGGAGTCTTCCAGCGTCACAAACACAGAGTGCGTCAGCGACGGGTGGTAGAGCTCCGGGTCGTAGAAGTACATTTCGTTCATCCAGccctgggaggggaaggaaacgCCTCTGGGGCACGGTGCCACACAGCCCTTTCCCCTCCTAGGGGAGCTTCTCTCCGTGCTCGGGGGATGGGCTGTCCCTCCCACCCGGAGCCTGGCACCCCTACCCTGGAGTCGCGTGTGGCTCCGCTTACCTTAAGCCCGTCGGGCTCCTGCTGCGGCTGTCGGTTCAGCACCTCCCAGGGCATTTTCCCCCAACGCGGTTGCGTTTCCCGCCGAGCCAGGGAGCGCTTGGGCACCAAGAGGAAGATGATCAG
Protein-coding sequences here:
- the MSRB1 gene encoding methionine-R-sulfoxide reductase B1 isoform X3, yielding MRERRGGQLWLSRCPWTTVPMSPCQLTQQASAEEPQEGCSCLRGRLKAPRREALPPRRIRRWKTLRRCQPGALNGAGCCKEAEERVSRLRRLEPAEAGCYLHPGACNRKVLRVSNMELRLLRLALGRLPHSRGRNRCTQPSLTFGQGREASGAVLGGIADISEGRFDLPHLPNSVQREQRITEVGVSCSLYRKKDPRENLSGRLRPTFETLLVGTRSRDWLIQRADQVGLNQAVEISPSGVSSCPASVGLYGIIPSPPQALLPSGSKTQIVQVFPTPVLASMKGPRERGSTALPFPAGVHLPVLLRQGFFPKFAQVHLGLQGHLQGPAVGHLQVDPKPCGAKRDKRESGSDLCPHPPLNPPLGRIASQPGGGRGTGGEREGRDSRL
- the MSRB1 gene encoding methionine-R-sulfoxide reductase B1 isoform X2 produces the protein MRERRGGQLWLSRCPWTTVPMSPCQLTQQASAEEPQEGCSCLRGRLKAPRREALPPRRIRRWKTLRRCQPGALNGAGCCKEAEERVSRLRRLEPAEAGCYLHPGACNRKVLRVSNMELRLLRLALGRLPHSRGRNRCTQPSLTFGQGREASGAVLGGIADISEGRFDLPHLPNSVQREQRITEVWGMEKGRTVATDQSSPWRAKQAPGSVCVQHASQPPDAWPLGTHLGDRRLGWRCRPREGWRCPCPARKSQNIRPSTALTQAVCGSLPMLSSPRLWAGQRGEKPEREDGGRSPADRGAAAEAEPSARRPRRRPVAQGRGGGGGGGGCPSERSGAAMSFCAFSGGEVYQDHFEAGIYICARCGYELFSSKTKFAHSSPWPAFTDTVHADSVSKRPERGRPGALKVTCGKCGSGLGHEFLNDGPKKGQSRF
- the LOC143827513 gene encoding testis-expressed protein 2-like produces the protein MLADPGVTAELKVKAICLRQSGLTPPILLSLSHVVGNSTSRKILRLVDKIAKSKYFQKATENEFIKKKIEEVSNTPLLLTVEVQELTGTLTVNIPPPPTDRVWYSFKTPPQLDLKVRPKLGEREVTFIHVTEWIEKKLQHEFQKIFVMPNMDDLILPLMHSASEAPMPAEEAPEDCLGESEREC
- the MSRB1 gene encoding methionine-R-sulfoxide reductase B1 isoform X1, with protein sequence MELRLLRLALGRLPHSRGRNRCTQPSLTFGQGREASGAVLGGIADISEGRFDLPHLPNSVQREQRITEVWGMEKGRTVATDQSSPWRAKQAPGSVCVQHASQPPDAWPLGTHLGDRRLGWRCRPREGWRCPCPARKSQNIRPSTALTQAVCGSLPMLSSPRLWAGQRGEKPEREDGGRSPADRGAAAEAEPSARRPRRRPVAQGRGGGGGGGGCPSERSGAAMSFCAFSGGEVYQDHFEAGIYICARCGYELFSSKTKFAHSSPWPAFTDTVHADSVSKRPERGRPGALKVTCGKCGSGLGHEFLNDGPKKGQSRFUIFSSSLKFVPKDRKNLGE